GCGTGAACTGGCGGCGCGGTTCGGCGTCGCCCGTGCCACGCTGCGGCAGGCGCTCGAACAGCTGGAGCTGGAAGGCAGACTCCAGCGCCGCCGCGGTGTCGGCACCACGGTCGCACCGCCGCGCGTCGGCGTCGCCGTGGACCCCGTCCGCCACACCTGGCCCGGTGCCGCCGGCGACGACTGGCAGCCGGTCGACGCCGTCGAGAGCGACACGGTGCCCGCCACCGTGGCCGGCCTGCTCGCGACCGCCCCCGGCGACCCGGTGCACATCGTGCGCCGCAGCCGGGTCACACACGGCCGGCCGGTCGCCGCCGAGCTGCTCTACGTCCCGGCGGAGGCGGTCCCGGGCTGCCCGCCGGCGGCCTCGCTCAGCGCCCCGGCCCGGGCCCGTGCGGTCCTTCAGGAGCTCCAGACGCTGGAGCTGGGGGGCCAGGACCGTACCGTCGAGCTCGGCTCGGCCCGTGCGGAGGACGCCAAGCAGCTGGACCGGCTGCCGGGCGCGCCCGTCCTGGTCGTCACCACCCGCTATGTCTCCGGGGGACGCACGACTGCCGTCGCGGTCTCCACCTACCGTGCGGACACCTGCCGTCTGACCTTCGGCGAGAGCGACGCGGCGGCCCTGCTCGCGAGCTGAGCCGCCCGGCGGACGAGGTAGGGGCCCACTCCGGGCAGCGCTCCGGTGCGGGCCCGTTCTTCGTGCTGTGGCGGCCGCAGGCCGGGACGCGGCCGTCCTGTGCCGCGGGGCAGCGGCGGCCGGTCGCCTGCCGTCCGGTCAGCGGCGGCCCGTGACCGCGTCACGGCTGGGACGGCGGCCCGTCACCGTGCCCTCCACCGCGAAGAGTTCGCCCTCCACGTGATCGAGCGCGAGCCGCAGCGCGCCCGTGGCGACCGCCGCCTCGCCCAGCTGCGACAGGGCGACCTGCGGCGGGCGCAG
This Streptomyces decoyicus DNA region includes the following protein-coding sequences:
- a CDS encoding GntR family transcriptional regulator, with the protein product MGTTQLETVPEPKYWHLKTVLSDALDSEFAVGEILPNERELAARFGVARATLRQALEQLELEGRLQRRRGVGTTVAPPRVGVAVDPVRHTWPGAAGDDWQPVDAVESDTVPATVAGLLATAPGDPVHIVRRSRVTHGRPVAAELLYVPAEAVPGCPPAASLSAPARARAVLQELQTLELGGQDRTVELGSARAEDAKQLDRLPGAPVLVVTTRYVSGGRTTAVAVSTYRADTCRLTFGESDAAALLAS